In Aspergillus nidulans FGSC A4 chromosome II, a single window of DNA contains:
- the ilv3B gene encoding putative mitochondrial dihydroxy acid dehydratase (transcript_id=CADANIAT00004623), giving the protein MDSTKPTDNPSLQDPKYIEFPALPSDAKHADGTLALNRHSTHITRGHDFPGAKAMLYAAGVPDKESMAKSPHVGIAGSTSSTHFADFPLTDKKAVIDRGMLGWQYNTIGVSDAISMGSEGMRFSLQSREIIADSVETVTCAQYHDACIAIPGCDKNMPGVVMGMARHNRPSLMIYGGTIQKGYSQSLRKNISVSSCFEAAGAYAYDTLRQPDDGGDTSLTKDEIMDDLEKHACPSAGACGGMFTANTMATAIESMGLTLPGSSSTPASSPTKMRECVKAADAIKTCLEKNIRPRDLLTKRSFENALVMTMALGGSTNGVLHFLAMARTAGVDLTLDDVQRVSNKIPFIADLSPSGKYFMADLYEIGGIPSVHKLLIAAGLIDGGIPTVTGKTLAENVASYPSLPDDQVIIRPLNNPIKPTGHLQILKGNLAPGGAVAKITGKEGTKFTGKARVFDKEYQLNDALTQGKIPRGENLVLIVRYEGPKGGPGMPEQLKASAALMGAKLTNVALITDGRYSGASHGFIVGHIVPEAAVGGPIAVVRDGDSVTINAETNELSMDVSDEEIQRRLKEWKPPAPTVTRGVLAKYARLVGDASHGAMTDLF; this is encoded by the exons ATGGATTCCACGAAACCTACAGACAACCCTTCGCTCCAGGATCCCAAATACATCGAGTTTCCTGCCCTTCCGAGCGATGCAAAGCATGCAGATGGTACCCTTGCACTGAATCGGCACTCAACACATATAACCCGTGGTCATGATTTCCCTGGTGCAAAG GCCATGCTTTATGCTGCCGGCGTCCCGGATAAGGAGTCTATGGCGAAGAGTCCCCATGTTGGAATCGCAGgttcaacctcctcaacccatTTCGCAGACTTTCCGCTAACTGATAAG AAAGCCGTGATTGACCGGGGTATGCTTGGATGGCAATACAATACCATTGGAGTTTCAGACGCAATCTCTATGGGTAGTGAAG GCATGAGATTCTCGCTTCAATCCCGTGAAATCATTGCCGATAGTGTCGAAACCGTTACGTGTGCGCAATATCACGATGCCTGTATCGCCATTCCGGGTTGTGATAAGAACATGCCCGGTGTTGTTATGGGTATGGCCAGACATAACCGACCGTCCCTGATGATATACGGTGGTACAATTCAGAAGGGTTACTCGCAGTCACTTCGGAAGAACATCAGCGTGTCTTCGTGCTTCGAAGCTGCGGGCGCATACGCATATGATACCCTGCGCCAGCCTGACGATGGAGGCGACACGAGCCTAACAAAGGACGAAATCATGGACGATCTGGAAAAGCACGCTTGTCCTAGCGCAGGTGCATGTGGAGGAATGTTTACCGCAAACACAATGGCCACCGCAATTGAATCCATGGGGTTGACTCTGCCGGGTTCATCGTCGACGCCTGCTTCGTCGCCGACCAAGATGCGAGAATGTGTCAAGGCAGCCGATGCTATTAAAACCTGCCTGGAGAAAAACATTCGTCCGCGTGACTTGCTCACCAAAAGGTCCTTTGAGAACGCTCTTGTTATGACTATGGCATTAGGAGGAAGCACCAATGGTGTGCTTCATTTCCTGGCTATGGCCAGAACCGCGGGCGTTGATCTCACCTTGGATGACGTCCAAAGAGTTAGCAACAAGATTCCATTCATTGCAGACCTTTCCCCAAGTGGAAAATACTTTATGGCCGACCTTTACGAAATCGGAGGCATTCCCTCCGTCCATAAGCTGTTGATTGCGGCTGGCCTCATCGACGGTGGTATTCCCACCGTAACCGGCAAGACTCTAGCTGAAAATGTGGCCTCatatccatctcttcccgaCGATCAGGTCATTATCCGTCCTTTGAACAACCCCATCAAGCCGACTGGTCATCTCCAGATCCTAAAGGGTAATCTTGCTCCAGGTGGCGCGGTGGCCAAGATTACCGGCAAAGAAGGAACCAAATTCACCGGAAAAGCGCGCGTTTTCGACAAGGAGTACCAGCTTAACGATGCCTTGACGCAGGGCAAGATCCCCCGCGGAGAAAACCTTGTGCTCATCGTTCGCTACGAAGGTCCAAAGGGAGGACCAGGTATGCCAGAACAGCTCAAAGCCAGTGCGGCGCTTATGGGTGCAAAACTGACCAACGTGGCATTGATTACGGATGGTCGGTACTCTGGGGCCTCGCATGGCTTTATCGTTGGGCATATTGTGCCAGAGGCAGCAGTGGGAGGCCCCATTGCCGTTGTTCGTGACGGGGACTCTGTCACTATCAACGCGGAGACCAACGAACTCAGCATGGATGTTtcggatgaggagattcaaCGGCGGTTGAAAGAATGGAAGCCACCGGCTCCTACTGTGACGCGCGGTGTGCTTGCGAAGTATGCCCGGCTGGTAGGGGATGCTTCGCACGGTGCCATGACAGATCTGTTTTGA
- a CDS encoding uncharacterized protein (transcript_id=CADANIAT00004622), producing MVALDWHAISHFHFWSNQGFPVIFWDMSVHVKGVDTSVCNFLRSSLSITPLGPALCIGNGETGFSSSEGSAVEFWVGMYGNGGESRILLELELLAHEGQVEFYQRPPLRTTSGRLMPF from the exons ATGGTAGCGCTTGACTGGCACGCCATTTCCCACTTTCACTTCTGGTCCAACCAGGGATTCCCAGTGATCTTTTGGGACATGAGTGTCCATGTGAAAGGTGTTGATACTAGTGTCTGCAATTTTCTGCGCTCCTCATTGTCAATAACACCACTAG GCCCAGCGTTGTGTATTGGAAATGGTGAAACTGGATTCTCCAGTTCTGAGGGTTCTGCAGTCGAGTTCTGGGTAGGAATGTACGGTAATGGAGGCGAGTCACGAATCCTACTagagttggagctgttagCACACGAGGGTCAAGTCGAATT CTATCAGCGCCCCCCACTCAGAACTACCTCGGGACGGCTTATGCCCTTCTAA